One part of the Sphingobium yanoikuyae genome encodes these proteins:
- a CDS encoding GntP family permease translates to MAVAIAALALILLMLAAYRGMSVILMAPLLAMLAVFLTDPAAVPTAFSGLFMDKVATFLKLYFPVFLLGALFGKLVEISGFSRAIVTAVIGFVGAGRAIPAIMIVTALLTYGGVSVFVAVFAVYPFAAEMFRRADIPKRLVPATIGLGALTFTMDALPGTPQIQNVIPASFFGTTAWAAPVLGVIGSVVIAATGLAYLNWRRRAMAAAGEGYGAPETLVNEPDRQEEAAAVHPLVALLPLLVVGLGNLALTLLIPRITGGAEEVSIRLAGLPEPVTAKVTQQAALWAVEGALLMGIATILIFAFPIVARRFAEGSKAAVGGALLAGMNTAVEYGFGGVIAALPGFLVVKDALKAVPNPLINEAITVTTLAGITGSASGGLSIALAAMADQFVAAGDAAGIPREVLHRVASMASGGMDSLPHNGAVITLLAVTGLTHRQAYKDIFALTLIKTMTVFVVIAVYYLTGLV, encoded by the coding sequence ATGGCGGTCGCGATCGCGGCACTGGCGCTGATCTTGCTGATGCTGGCGGCCTATCGCGGCATGAGCGTCATATTGATGGCGCCCTTGCTCGCCATGCTGGCGGTGTTCCTGACCGATCCGGCGGCGGTGCCGACCGCCTTTTCCGGCCTGTTCATGGACAAGGTCGCCACCTTCCTGAAGCTCTATTTCCCCGTCTTCCTGCTCGGCGCGCTGTTCGGCAAGCTGGTCGAGATATCGGGCTTTTCCCGCGCGATCGTGACGGCGGTGATCGGCTTTGTCGGCGCGGGGCGGGCGATCCCGGCGATCATGATCGTGACGGCGCTGCTGACCTATGGCGGGGTGTCGGTGTTCGTCGCGGTGTTTGCCGTCTACCCCTTCGCCGCCGAGATGTTTCGCCGCGCCGACATCCCCAAGCGGCTGGTGCCCGCCACGATCGGCCTTGGCGCGCTGACCTTCACCATGGATGCGCTGCCGGGCACGCCGCAGATCCAGAATGTCATTCCGGCCAGCTTCTTTGGCACCACTGCCTGGGCGGCGCCGGTGCTGGGCGTGATCGGATCGGTGGTGATCGCGGCGACGGGCCTTGCCTATCTCAACTGGCGGCGCCGGGCGATGGCGGCCGCGGGGGAGGGCTATGGCGCACCCGAAACGCTGGTCAACGAACCCGATCGGCAGGAAGAGGCGGCCGCCGTCCACCCGCTGGTCGCCCTGCTTCCGCTGCTGGTGGTGGGGCTGGGCAATCTGGCGCTGACGCTGCTGATCCCGCGCATCACCGGCGGGGCGGAAGAGGTGAGCATTCGGCTGGCGGGGCTGCCCGAGCCGGTGACAGCGAAAGTGACACAGCAAGCGGCACTGTGGGCGGTGGAGGGCGCGCTGCTGATGGGCATCGCCACCATCCTGATCTTCGCTTTTCCGATCGTGGCGCGGCGCTTTGCGGAAGGATCGAAGGCGGCGGTCGGTGGCGCCTTGCTGGCGGGGATGAACACGGCGGTCGAATATGGCTTTGGCGGGGTGATCGCGGCGCTGCCCGGCTTCCTGGTCGTCAAGGACGCCCTGAAGGCGGTGCCCAACCCGCTGATCAACGAAGCGATTACGGTGACGACCCTGGCCGGCATCACCGGGTCGGCGTCGGGCGGCCTGTCGATCGCGCTGGCGGCGATGGCGGACCAGTTCGTGGCGGCGGGCGACGCGGCGGGTATCCCAAGAGAGGTGCTGCACCGGGTCGCGTCGATGGCATCGGGGGGCATGGACAGCCTGCCGCATAATGGCGCGGTCATCACCCTGCTGGCGGTGACGGGCCTCACCCATCGTCAGGCCTATAAGGACATATTCGCGCTGACGCTCATCAAGACGATGACCGTCTTCGTCGTGATCGCCGTCTATTATCTGACCGGGCTGGTGTGA
- a CDS encoding RcnB family protein — MFKKIILALTATAVAASPIVTAQAQAAPHRETVRVVKEGPHRTVVQKKTVVRNDRHWAKGQRFDRRYATNYRVVDNYRGYRLSAPPRGYHWVRSGNDAVLVALTSGIIGAVVAGAIR; from the coding sequence ATGTTCAAGAAGATCATCCTGGCCCTGACCGCCACCGCCGTTGCCGCCAGCCCGATCGTCACCGCCCAGGCCCAGGCCGCGCCCCATCGCGAAACCGTCCGGGTCGTGAAGGAAGGTCCGCACCGCACCGTCGTCCAGAAGAAGACGGTCGTGCGCAACGATCGCCACTGGGCCAAGGGCCAGCGCTTCGATCGCCGCTATGCGACCAATTACCGGGTCGTCGACAATTATCGCGGCTATCGCCTGTCGGCCCCGCCGCGCGGTTACCACTGGGTCCGCTCGGGCAATGACGCAGTGCTGGTCGCCCTCACCAGCGGGATCATCGGCGCGGTCGTCGCCGGCGCCATCCGCTAG
- a CDS encoding CPBP family intramembrane glutamic endopeptidase, BDIM_20840 family, with protein sequence MNGVIGLLGTLALLLAVGGAIGLIDRRGFRPGWLLVAAALVAANDALLTRAYRHIPDLIPAAGWNWQGKLLALALTLLVAALPAFGWKRVGLTLRQARGSLTAALPVALLYCAFFTALALYFPDDPSSAEEIAFQLTMPGLEEEPFYRGILLFALDRAFTRRVRFLGVDWGWGALLSCGLFGLAHAFGYSGGHFSFDPVVMALTAIPSLLAVWLRLRTGSLLLPILLHNFGNAISLML encoded by the coding sequence ATGAACGGCGTCATCGGCCTGCTCGGGACGCTGGCGCTGCTGCTGGCTGTTGGCGGCGCGATCGGCCTGATCGATCGGCGCGGCTTTCGGCCCGGCTGGCTGCTGGTTGCCGCCGCCCTGGTCGCCGCCAATGACGCGCTGCTGACCCGCGCCTATCGCCATATCCCCGATCTCATCCCCGCCGCCGGCTGGAACTGGCAGGGCAAGCTGCTGGCCCTTGCCCTCACGCTGCTGGTCGCAGCCCTGCCGGCCTTCGGCTGGAAGCGGGTCGGCCTTACCCTCCGGCAGGCGCGCGGCAGCCTGACCGCTGCCCTGCCCGTGGCTCTCCTCTATTGCGCCTTCTTCACGGCGCTCGCCCTCTATTTCCCCGACGATCCGAGCAGCGCAGAGGAAATCGCCTTCCAGCTCACCATGCCGGGGCTGGAGGAAGAACCCTTTTATCGCGGTATCCTGCTCTTCGCGCTCGATCGCGCCTTCACCCGGCGGGTCCGCTTCCTGGGCGTCGACTGGGGCTGGGGCGCTCTGCTGTCCTGCGGCCTGTTCGGCCTCGCCCATGCGTTCGGCTATTCGGGCGGCCATTTCAGCTTCGATCCAGTCGTGATGGCGCTTACCGCCATCCCCTCGCTGCTGGCCGTCTGGCTGCGCCTGCGCACCGGCAGCCTGTTGCTGCCGATCCTGCTGCACAATTTCGGCAATGCCATCTCGCTGATGCTGTGA
- a CDS encoding ABC transporter permease, with protein sequence MLGTTVILAFRAINRHKMRSFLTTLGIIIGVAAVVTMVTLGNGATAAVREQISSLGANVLQLRPGQGFGRGGGGPRPPNFKEADLTAIENQLTGVRAVAPVVQSSGTAIYEGNNWSTTVYGTTSAYSQVQSWNVSEGRLFMPDEEEAGKSVCIIGNTVRTNLFQGNDPIGKRMRIKGVSCQVVGVLATRGQGGFGDQDDVVVMPIKFVQRRFTGDRDISQIMVAVDDAYDSATVQDSLEQLMRERRKIKAGAEDNFNVFDTKQISDTLTGTTTILTQIVAAVAAISLLVGGIGIMNIMLVSVTERTREIGIRLAIGAVAREVLMQFLVEAIVLSCMGGLIGLVIALIASVGIAPLMKVPFTFDPQVNLIAFLFSAAIGVVFGYFPARRAASLNPIDALRHE encoded by the coding sequence ATGCTGGGCACCACTGTCATCCTCGCCTTCCGGGCGATCAACCGGCACAAGATGCGCAGCTTCCTCACGACGCTCGGCATCATCATCGGCGTCGCCGCCGTCGTCACCATGGTGACACTGGGCAATGGCGCGACCGCCGCTGTGCGCGAACAGATCAGCTCGCTCGGCGCAAATGTGCTGCAACTGCGCCCCGGCCAAGGCTTCGGCCGTGGCGGCGGCGGGCCGCGCCCGCCCAATTTCAAGGAAGCGGACCTGACCGCGATCGAGAACCAGCTGACCGGCGTGCGCGCCGTCGCGCCGGTGGTCCAGTCGAGCGGCACCGCCATCTATGAAGGCAATAACTGGTCGACCACCGTCTATGGCACGACCTCCGCCTATTCGCAGGTCCAGTCCTGGAATGTGTCGGAAGGCCGGCTGTTCATGCCAGACGAGGAAGAGGCCGGCAAATCGGTCTGCATCATCGGCAACACGGTGCGCACCAACCTGTTCCAGGGCAATGACCCGATCGGCAAGCGGATGCGGATCAAGGGCGTCAGCTGTCAGGTCGTTGGCGTGCTTGCAACTCGCGGCCAGGGCGGCTTTGGCGACCAGGACGATGTCGTCGTCATGCCGATCAAGTTCGTCCAGCGCCGCTTCACCGGCGATCGCGACATCAGCCAGATCATGGTCGCGGTCGACGACGCCTATGACAGCGCGACCGTGCAGGACAGTCTGGAGCAGCTGATGCGCGAGCGCCGCAAGATCAAGGCGGGCGCGGAGGATAATTTCAACGTCTTCGACACCAAGCAGATCAGCGACACGCTGACCGGCACCACCACCATCCTGACCCAGATCGTCGCGGCGGTCGCCGCCATCTCGCTGCTGGTCGGCGGCATCGGCATCATGAACATCATGCTGGTGTCAGTGACGGAGCGCACCCGCGAGATCGGCATCCGCCTCGCCATTGGCGCGGTCGCGCGCGAAGTGCTGATGCAGTTCCTGGTGGAGGCGATCGTGCTGTCCTGCATGGGCGGCCTGATCGGCCTGGTCATTGCCCTCATCGCATCGGTCGGCATCGCGCCGCTGATGAAGGTGCCCTTCACCTTCGATCCGCAGGTCAATCTGATCGCCTTCCTCTTCTCGGCGGCGATCGGCGTGGTGTTCGGCTATTTCCCGGCGCGCCGGGCGGCAAGCCTCAACCCGATCGACGCGCTGCGGCACGAATAG
- a CDS encoding ABC transporter ATP-binding protein, which produces MAADPIISLRGITKIFGSGPTAFQALKGIDLDIEQGDFVAVMGPSGSGKSTTMNILGCLDVPSGGQFLFKGRHVETLDRDQRALLRRRYLGFVFQGFNLLARTSALENVELPLLYRGEDKKTRYEMGMAALDKVGLKDWWDHTPAELSGGQQQRVAIARAIVTQPDVLLADEPTGNLDSERSVEIMQLLTDLNQNSGITVLMVTHEPDMAEFAHTIVHFKDGLVERVDKGQGGPQKGAVG; this is translated from the coding sequence ATGGCCGCCGATCCCATCATCTCGCTGCGGGGGATCACCAAGATCTTCGGCAGCGGCCCCACCGCCTTTCAGGCCTTGAAGGGCATAGACCTCGACATCGAGCAGGGCGATTTCGTCGCCGTCATGGGGCCTTCGGGCTCGGGCAAGTCGACGACGATGAACATATTGGGCTGCCTCGACGTGCCATCGGGCGGGCAGTTCCTGTTCAAGGGCCGCCATGTCGAGACGCTGGACCGCGACCAGCGCGCGCTGCTGCGCCGCCGCTATCTCGGCTTCGTGTTCCAGGGCTTCAACCTGCTCGCCCGCACCAGCGCGCTGGAGAATGTCGAACTCCCCCTGCTCTATCGCGGCGAGGACAAGAAGACCCGTTACGAGATGGGCATGGCCGCGCTCGACAAGGTGGGCCTCAAGGACTGGTGGGACCATACCCCGGCGGAACTGTCGGGCGGCCAGCAACAGCGCGTCGCCATCGCCCGTGCCATCGTCACCCAGCCCGACGTGCTGCTGGCGGACGAACCGACCGGCAATCTCGATTCCGAACGGTCGGTGGAGATCATGCAATTGCTGACCGACCTCAACCAGAATAGCGGCATCACCGTGCTGATGGTGACGCACGAACCCGACATGGCCGAATTTGCCCATACCATCGTCCATTTCAAGGATGGGCTGGTGGAGCGGGTCGACAAGGGCCAGGGCGGACCGCAGAAGGGAGCCGTGGGCTGA
- a CDS encoding efflux RND transporter periplasmic adaptor subunit translates to MSNDASPDQNLNDFLGAKPEKPHRKWLIRGAIGVALLILVLLVARCFAGDDKPNYATREARQGDLTVSVSATGNLKPINQVDVGSEQSGKITAVYVDVNDRVTKGQKLAELDTRRLVDTINQTQAQVASSQAGVAQAQAQVALAKATLDRQLNVYQLSGGKVPAKTELDSARADYNGALANLRSAQAQVNVSRAQLSTAQTNLSIAQIVSPVTGVVLSRDIEPGQTVAASLNAPVLFTIAEDLTKMEVEVSVDEADVGQVKEGQTANFAVDAFPGRTFPAKVTRVNVGSNSSSSSSSSSSSTSTTSSSTGTVVAYTAVLSVDNADETLRPGMTATADIVTQELHDVLLVPNSALRFKPSSGAGSGGGITSVLPGPGRMRRSGANRQVNFGAGSSQTLYVLDEKGDPKAIQVTVGASDGSRTVITGGDLKPGMKVITGQLAAGAQQPAEDQKADPAAGDTKDRPRNPAADGSPASVKSLGNSGDAAPQTAPVAPTPAAPQGSGDTESRGTGRQSGT, encoded by the coding sequence ATGAGCAATGACGCCAGCCCCGACCAGAATCTCAACGACTTTCTGGGCGCCAAGCCGGAAAAGCCGCATCGCAAATGGCTGATCCGCGGCGCCATCGGCGTCGCGCTGCTGATCCTCGTCCTGCTCGTCGCCCGCTGCTTCGCCGGCGACGACAAGCCCAATTATGCCACCCGCGAGGCGCGCCAGGGCGACCTGACGGTCAGCGTGTCGGCCACCGGCAATCTGAAGCCGATCAACCAGGTCGATGTGGGGTCCGAACAGTCGGGCAAGATCACCGCCGTCTATGTCGACGTCAATGATCGCGTGACCAAGGGGCAGAAGCTCGCCGAACTCGACACCCGCCGTCTGGTCGACACGATCAACCAGACGCAGGCCCAGGTTGCCTCCTCCCAGGCCGGCGTCGCCCAGGCGCAGGCGCAGGTCGCGCTGGCCAAGGCGACGCTGGATCGCCAGCTCAACGTCTATCAGCTTTCCGGCGGCAAGGTGCCGGCCAAGACCGAACTGGATTCGGCCCGCGCCGACTATAATGGCGCGCTCGCCAACCTTCGTTCGGCCCAAGCGCAGGTGAATGTCTCGCGCGCCCAGCTGTCGACCGCCCAGACCAACCTGTCGATCGCCCAGATCGTCTCGCCGGTCACCGGCGTGGTCCTGTCGCGCGACATCGAGCCGGGCCAGACCGTCGCCGCCTCGCTCAACGCGCCGGTGCTGTTCACCATCGCCGAGGATCTCACCAAGATGGAGGTCGAGGTGTCGGTGGACGAAGCCGATGTCGGCCAGGTCAAGGAAGGCCAGACCGCCAATTTCGCCGTCGACGCCTTCCCCGGCCGCACCTTCCCGGCAAAGGTCACGCGGGTGAATGTCGGATCGAACAGCTCCAGCAGCAGCTCGTCCTCCTCGTCCTCGACCAGCACGACCAGCAGCTCGACCGGCACGGTCGTCGCCTATACCGCCGTGCTGTCGGTCGACAATGCGGACGAAACCCTGCGTCCGGGCATGACCGCGACCGCCGACATCGTGACCCAGGAACTGCATGATGTGCTGCTCGTCCCCAACAGCGCGCTCCGCTTCAAGCCCAGCAGCGGCGCCGGATCGGGCGGCGGCATCACCAGCGTCCTGCCCGGCCCCGGCCGCATGCGCCGCAGCGGCGCCAACCGCCAGGTCAATTTCGGCGCGGGTAGCAGCCAGACCCTCTATGTCCTCGACGAAAAGGGCGATCCCAAGGCGATCCAGGTGACCGTCGGCGCCAGCGACGGATCGCGCACCGTCATCACCGGCGGCGACCTGAAGCCCGGCATGAAGGTCATCACCGGCCAGCTTGCCGCCGGCGCGCAGCAGCCCGCCGAGGACCAGAAGGCAGACCCCGCCGCTGGCGACACCAAGGACCGCCCGCGCAATCCCGCCGCCGACGGCAGCCCCGCCAGCGTCAAGTCGCTCGGCAATTCGGGCGACGCCGCGCCCCAGACCGCCCCGGTCGCCCCGACGCCCGCCGCCCCCCAGGGCAGCGGCGACACGGAAAGCCGGGGCACCGGCCGGCAGAGCGGAACCTGA
- a CDS encoding efflux transporter outer membrane subunit: MRYRIAWLTGSVLALSACAAGPNYHAPQSTALGVPAGYSQGSGAALDDATLATWWTRLNDPTLTGLIDQAIAGNLDIVQAQARLRQARESLRQANAAFLPQVNGSASGGKNYRSQAGGTRVDDSGNVISTGASNWSSSYSAGANASWQIDLFGELSRSAEAARADLAASGYDLANVRMTIISELVTNYVQARASQEQLRIARETQKVQQDNYDIARWRLQAGLVSSLDEQQARAQLAQTNATIPQLEASLKGSLNRIAVLTGQAPGDATRALETPAPIPTAATDIATGIPADTLRQRPDVRSAERALAAATARIGVAQAQLYPSLGISGNIGTTSNAFKDLFDLITGGVFANVAQTIFDGGRLASQVRAQKAATDAAFAAYQQSVLGALEDVENGMASLDSARRRKIEFATAYEASNNAAILARSQYQSGLIDFQTLSSSETTLLNARNSLASAQSDEILAIAQLYNALGGGWQNMDDRPHEQ; encoded by the coding sequence GTGCGATATCGCATTGCATGGCTCACGGGATCGGTGCTTGCCCTGTCCGCCTGCGCGGCGGGGCCGAACTATCACGCGCCGCAATCCACCGCGCTGGGCGTGCCTGCCGGCTATAGCCAGGGCAGCGGCGCCGCGCTGGACGACGCCACCCTCGCCACCTGGTGGACGCGGCTCAACGATCCGACGCTGACCGGCCTGATCGATCAGGCGATCGCCGGCAATCTGGACATCGTCCAGGCGCAGGCACGGCTGCGGCAGGCGCGGGAATCCCTGCGCCAGGCCAATGCCGCCTTCCTGCCGCAGGTGAACGGATCGGCCAGCGGCGGCAAGAATTACCGCAGCCAGGCCGGCGGCACCCGTGTCGATGACAGCGGCAATGTCATCTCCACCGGCGCCAGCAACTGGTCCAGCAGCTATTCGGCCGGCGCCAATGCCAGCTGGCAGATCGACCTGTTCGGCGAACTGTCGCGCTCGGCCGAAGCCGCGCGGGCCGATCTTGCCGCGTCCGGCTATGACCTCGCCAATGTGCGGATGACCATCATTTCCGAACTGGTCACCAACTATGTTCAGGCGCGCGCATCGCAGGAGCAGCTGCGCATCGCCCGCGAGACGCAGAAGGTGCAGCAGGACAATTACGACATTGCCCGCTGGCGGCTGCAGGCCGGGCTGGTCTCCTCGCTCGACGAGCAGCAGGCCAGGGCCCAGCTCGCCCAGACCAACGCCACCATCCCGCAGCTCGAAGCCAGCCTGAAGGGCAGCCTCAACCGCATCGCCGTGCTGACCGGCCAGGCGCCGGGCGACGCGACCCGCGCGCTCGAAACGCCGGCACCGATCCCCACCGCCGCCACCGACATCGCCACCGGCATTCCGGCCGATACGCTGCGCCAGCGGCCCGATGTGCGGTCGGCCGAACGGGCGCTGGCCGCCGCCACCGCGCGGATCGGCGTCGCCCAGGCGCAGCTCTATCCCTCGCTCGGCATCAGCGGCAACATCGGCACCACGTCGAACGCCTTCAAGGATCTGTTCGACCTCATCACCGGCGGCGTCTTTGCCAATGTCGCCCAGACCATCTTCGATGGTGGTCGCCTCGCCTCGCAGGTCCGCGCGCAGAAGGCGGCGACCGATGCCGCCTTCGCCGCCTACCAGCAGAGCGTCCTTGGCGCGCTGGAGGATGTCGAAAATGGCATGGCCTCGCTCGACAGTGCCCGCCGGCGCAAGATCGAGTTCGCCACCGCCTATGAAGCGTCGAACAATGCCGCGATCCTGGCGCGCAGCCAGTATCAATCCGGCCTGATCGACTTCCAGACCCTGTCCAGCAGCGAAACCACGTTGCTGAACGCACGCAACAGCCTTGCCAGCGCCCAATCGGACGAGATCCTGGCCATCGCCCAGCTCTATAATGCGCTGGGTGGCGGCTGGCAGAATATGGATGACCGCCCCCATGAGCAATGA
- the fabD gene encoding ACP S-malonyltransferase yields the protein MRAFLFPGQGSQSVGMGKALAEASPAAKELFQEVDDALSQHLFRIMVEGPESDLTLTENAQPAIMANALATLRVMQKEGGFSLADKGDYVAGHSLGEYSALCAVEAFDLGTTARLLKLRGQAMQAAVPVGEGAMAALLGADIEKAQALADAAAEGEVCTVANDNDPSQVVISGHKGAIERAVALVKDYGIKRGVLLPVSAPFHCPLMQPAADAMAEALAKATINAPLLPVYANVLAAPISDPTDIRDRLVEQVTGRVRWRESIGAMWDAGVTDFVELGGKVLGPMVKRIAPDATVRSVVTMDDIEAVLGAL from the coding sequence ATGAGGGCATTTCTTTTCCCAGGCCAGGGTAGCCAGTCGGTCGGCATGGGCAAGGCGCTGGCCGAGGCAAGCCCGGCGGCGAAGGAACTGTTCCAGGAAGTCGATGACGCCTTGTCGCAGCATCTGTTCCGGATCATGGTGGAAGGCCCCGAGAGCGACCTGACCCTGACCGAAAATGCCCAGCCGGCGATCATGGCCAACGCGCTCGCCACGCTGCGCGTGATGCAGAAGGAAGGCGGCTTCAGCCTGGCCGACAAGGGCGATTATGTCGCCGGTCACAGCCTTGGTGAATATAGCGCGCTCTGCGCGGTCGAGGCGTTCGACCTTGGCACCACCGCCCGCTTGCTCAAGCTGCGCGGTCAGGCGATGCAGGCCGCCGTGCCGGTGGGCGAGGGCGCGATGGCGGCGCTGCTGGGTGCCGACATCGAAAAGGCGCAGGCGCTGGCCGATGCCGCTGCCGAGGGCGAAGTCTGCACTGTCGCCAACGACAATGATCCCAGCCAGGTCGTCATTTCCGGCCACAAGGGCGCGATCGAGCGCGCGGTCGCGTTGGTCAAGGATTATGGCATCAAGCGCGGCGTGCTGCTGCCGGTGTCGGCGCCCTTCCACTGCCCGCTGATGCAGCCGGCCGCTGATGCGATGGCCGAAGCGCTGGCGAAAGCGACGATCAACGCGCCGCTGCTGCCGGTCTATGCTAATGTGCTGGCCGCGCCGATCAGCGACCCGACCGACATTCGTGACCGTCTGGTCGAGCAGGTCACCGGCCGCGTCCGCTGGCGCGAGTCGATCGGCGCGATGTGGGACGCGGGCGTCACCGATTTCGTCGAACTGGGCGGCAAGGTGCTCGGCCCGATGGTCAAGCGCATCGCCCCCGACGCCACCGTGCGCAGCGTGGTGACGATGGACGATATCGAGGCCGTGCTGGGCGCGCTGTGA
- a CDS encoding crotonase/enoyl-CoA hydratase family protein, giving the protein MSESPVLSPPVLTQRDGTVLTVTLNLPDRRNPISDPAMVDALCDVFEAADRDASIHVAILTGAGSAFSSGGDLNAMRPDAGGLRASLPAQTRRNYRAGIQRLPLLFQAIELPVIAAVNGPAIGAGLDLACMCDLRIAGQSARFAESFVKLGLVSGDGGAWLLPRIIGFSKASQLSLTGETIDAGEALRIGLVGDVVPDAELMTVARAQADAIAANPPHATRMTKRLLRAAQTAELSQILEMAGAMQALAHATADHDEAITAFFDRRPPHFKGD; this is encoded by the coding sequence GTGAGCGAGAGCCCGGTCCTTAGCCCCCCCGTTCTAACCCAGCGTGACGGGACCGTCCTGACGGTCACGCTGAACCTGCCCGACCGGCGCAACCCCATCTCCGATCCGGCGATGGTGGATGCGCTGTGCGACGTGTTCGAGGCGGCGGACCGGGATGCCAGCATCCATGTCGCGATCCTGACCGGGGCGGGCAGCGCCTTTTCCTCGGGCGGCGATCTCAACGCGATGCGACCGGACGCCGGCGGGCTGCGCGCCAGCCTGCCGGCGCAGACGCGGCGCAATTATCGCGCGGGCATCCAGCGCCTGCCTCTGCTGTTCCAGGCGATCGAGCTGCCGGTGATCGCGGCGGTCAATGGCCCGGCGATCGGCGCGGGGCTGGACCTGGCCTGCATGTGCGACCTGCGCATCGCGGGGCAAAGTGCGCGCTTTGCCGAAAGCTTCGTGAAGCTTGGCCTCGTCTCCGGCGATGGCGGGGCCTGGCTGCTGCCGCGCATCATCGGCTTTTCCAAGGCGTCGCAACTCTCGCTGACCGGCGAGACGATCGACGCGGGCGAGGCACTGCGGATCGGGCTGGTCGGCGATGTGGTGCCCGACGCGGAGTTGATGACGGTGGCACGGGCGCAGGCCGACGCCATCGCCGCCAATCCGCCGCACGCGACACGGATGACCAAGCGGCTGCTGCGCGCGGCGCAGACGGCCGAACTTTCGCAAATTTTGGAAATGGCGGGCGCCATGCAGGCGCTGGCCCACGCGACCGCGGATCATGACGAGGCGATCACCGCCTTCTTCGACCGCCGGCCGCCGCACTTCAAGGGAGACTGA
- the fabG gene encoding 3-oxoacyl-[acyl-carrier-protein] reductase: MFDLTGMTALVTGASGGIGSSIAKALAAQGATLALSGSNEEKLKAFAAELGGDHKTLVCNLSDPAAVDALVPQAVEALGGKIDILVNNAGITRDNLILRMKDEEWSQVIAVNLEAAFRLCRAAAKPMMKARFGRIISITSVVGVTGNPGQSNYCASKAGIIGMSKSLGQELASRGITVNCVAPGFIRSAMTDALNDAQKGTILAKIPAGDLGDGDDIGAAVAYLASKEAGYVNGQTLHVNGGMAMI, from the coding sequence ATGTTCGATCTGACGGGAATGACCGCGCTGGTGACTGGCGCTTCGGGGGGCATCGGCTCTTCCATCGCCAAGGCGCTGGCCGCGCAGGGCGCCACGCTGGCGCTGTCGGGCAGCAATGAGGAAAAGCTCAAGGCCTTTGCGGCCGAACTGGGCGGCGACCACAAGACCCTGGTCTGCAATCTGTCTGATCCGGCCGCTGTCGACGCGCTGGTGCCGCAGGCGGTGGAAGCGCTGGGCGGCAAGATCGACATCCTGGTCAACAATGCCGGCATCACCCGCGACAATCTGATCCTGCGCATGAAGGACGAGGAATGGTCGCAGGTGATCGCGGTCAATCTGGAAGCCGCCTTCCGCCTGTGCCGCGCCGCCGCCAAGCCGATGATGAAGGCGCGCTTTGGCCGCATCATTTCGATCACCTCGGTCGTCGGTGTCACCGGCAATCCGGGCCAGTCCAACTATTGCGCGTCGAAGGCCGGCATCATCGGCATGTCGAAGTCGCTGGGCCAGGAACTGGCGAGCCGCGGCATCACCGTGAACTGCGTTGCGCCCGGCTTCATCCGGTCGGCCATGACCGATGCGCTGAACGATGCGCAGAAGGGCACGATCCTGGCCAAGATCCCGGCCGGCGATCTGGGCGATGGCGACGATATCGGCGCGGCAGTCGCCTATCTGGCGAGCAAGGAAGCAGGCTATGTCAACGGCCAGACCCTGCACGTCAACGGCGGCATGGCGATGATCTGA